A window of the Gossypium arboreum isolate Shixiya-1 chromosome 2, ASM2569848v2, whole genome shotgun sequence genome harbors these coding sequences:
- the LOC108472209 gene encoding uncharacterized protein LOC108472209 encodes MACQYLLLVVALVFMVVVGAFAIESSSSPVPSKVSSPLKSPSTFSLVSSPKSPSIKSQSQSSNCSSFSPSKSEEGAPKSSHSGAPKSSSSSSSPSPSQSDNPNANKGYSSEVEFPEEVSSPPSPTANSEVSDSPSPSPKSMGDVVDSETLAPAPTPSNGIEIKATTCIFGVVTIFKFFLF; translated from the coding sequence ATGGCATGCCAATATCTTCTTCTTGTTGTTGCACTTGTTTTCATGGTTGTTGTTGGGGCATTTGCAATCGAATCGTCATCTTCACCAGTCCCTTCCAAGGTATCTTCACCTTTAAAGTCGCCATCTACTTTTTCTCTAGTTTCTTCCCCCAAGTCCCCTTCTATAAAGTCACAGTCACAATCCTCCAATTGCTCCTCTTTTTCACCATCAAAGTCTGAAGAAGGAGCACCCAAGTCATCTCATTCTGGAGCCCCAAAGAGCTCTTCTAGCTCCTCTTCCCCTAGCCCTAGTCAAAGCGACAACCCTAATGCCAACAAAGGATACTCTTCTGAGGTTGAGTTTCCTGAGGAGGTCTCATCACCTCCTTCACCAACTGCCAATAGTGAAGTTTCTGACTCCCCTTCTCCTAGCCCTAAAAGCATGGGTGATGTTGTTGATAGTGAGACCCTTGCACCAGCACCAACACCCTCTAATGGCATTGAAATAAAGGCCACCACTTGCATTTTCGGTGTTGTaactattttcaaatttttcctcTTTTAA